GAACATGCGTATATGGCCCACTGTCACCTGTTGGAACACGAAGATACCGGCATGATGATGGGCTTCACCGTCGACGAATGATCGCGGTCCGGCGCTCACGTGGCGGCGCGCTCGCGTCGCCACCGGCGAAAGGCTATGCTAAACTCTGCGCCTTTCTTCCGGCAACTGACCTGAATACTATGAAACACACTGTAGACGTAATGATTTCCGAGCAGGAAGTTAAGACCCGTATCGCCGAACTTGGCCGCCAGATCACCGAACATTACCGCGACAGCGGCAGCGACATGGTGCTGGTCGGGCTGCTGCGCGGCTCCTTCATGTTCATGGCCGATCTCTGCCGCGCGATCGAGGTGCCGCACGAAGTCGACTTTATGACCGCCTCCAGCTACGGCAGCGGCATGTCCACCACCCGCGACGTGAAGATCCTCAAGGATCTGGACGAAGACATTCGCGGCAAAGACGTGCTGATCGTGGAAGACATCATCGATTCCGGTAACACGCTGAACAAAGTGCGCGAGATTTTGGCGCTGCGCGGGCCGAAGTCACTGGCGATTTGCACCTTGCTGGACAAACCTGAGCGCCGTGAAGTGCAGGTGCCGGTTGAATATGTCGGCTTCTCGATCCCGGATGAATTCGTGGTGGGGTATGGCATCGACTACGCTCAGCGTTATCGTCACCTGCCGTACGTCGGCAAAGTGGTGCTGCTGGACGAGTAATTGGATGTGGGGCGCGGCAAGCCGCGCCCGCGGCGGGGTTATACGC
Above is a window of Serratia nematodiphila DZ0503SBS1 DNA encoding:
- the hpt gene encoding hypoxanthine phosphoribosyltransferase gives rise to the protein MKHTVDVMISEQEVKTRIAELGRQITEHYRDSGSDMVLVGLLRGSFMFMADLCRAIEVPHEVDFMTASSYGSGMSTTRDVKILKDLDEDIRGKDVLIVEDIIDSGNTLNKVREILALRGPKSLAICTLLDKPERREVQVPVEYVGFSIPDEFVVGYGIDYAQRYRHLPYVGKVVLLDE